TTTATTACTTCTACTTCTTCGACACCACCATGTATAAGGCCATCTATTAATTGATTAAATGAAATAGAAATACTTCCAGAAATTGCTGAGTAGCAAAACATAATAATTATCAATAAACTGACCACTGAAAAACTTATTACTTTTTTATTCATACTAATCTTCCTTTATTTATAAATGACTTATTCATATAAGATCGTAACGAGTTCATCTAATGCCTCTATTACTTGGATATTTGCTGTGGTAGCAAATACTGGTTCCTTCAAGTCATACACGCGGTCTTGTTTAACAGCATTAAAGTGTTTCCAAATATCATTCGTATCAAATTCTTTATTAAACATTTCAACCACTTCATCAGGCATTCCATGAGATAAACGTAAAATAACATCTGGATTACCCTGTTGAAGATACTCCATATTTGCTGATAAATATTCTTCACTATGGCCTGTGATAACATTTTCTCCGCCAGCAACACTTACTAAATCTCCAACATAGGAGTGCTCAGTTGCAACGAGATAACTACCAGGAACACCAAGCAAAATTAATACTTTAGGTGGATTTTCATTTTCTGTTTTTGTTTCAATTTCATTTATTTTATCTTCAATAGATCCAATTAACTTATTTGCTTGATCTAATCGATTATATTTTGTTCCTAATGAGAGAATCGCTTCGTTCATACCAGAGACACTTTGTAGATTTAAAAAACTAGTTTCAACTCCAGCTTGTTCAAACTGTGGTTCCAAGTCGTATTTTAAAGTTGTAACAGATAAAACATCTGTTGGTTTTAAAGAACTAATAAGCTCCATATCAGGTGACATTGGATTTCCAACCTCTGTAACCTCTTCATAACGTTCAGGTACAGAATAAGATGTTGTTGGGATACCAATTAAATCAAGTTCAAGCTTATCCATTATCTGTGTAATGGCAAAAGTTGTTGCTATAATTCTTACATTCTCATCTTGTTCAACTTCTGGATTTGTACTTTCTTGTTCCACATCCTGATTAGATTCTGCATTAACAGTTGTTGAATCTTTTTGGTCTTCAGCCGAATTTACTGAACATGCACTAACTAGTAACAGCAACAATATTCCGAAACAAATTTTTAAGTTTCTCAAATTCTACTCTCCTTCCGTTAGGAAATACTTGTATAGATTTGAATAGTAAGTTGCATTAATCTGCAACTTACTATTCCTTATTCTATATACCTATTAAAATGAAAATATGAATTATTTAGTAATTAGTCTAAATTTATTACTGCGGTACCTAACAACTAAATAACTTAGTGAGCCTAGTAAAAATAATAGGTACATGCCAATTTGTACTGCATCTCCAGTTTTCGCATTATTTTCCTCAGTTTCACTATCAGATGAAACAGATTCAGTAGCATTATCTGTATCAGCATCGCGATCAAATTCAGGACCATTTTCATTACTTTCTTCATTTATTGAATTTTCAACGTTATCTACTATATTATCTGTGTTATCAGTATTAGATGTTGGGTTTTCCTCATCATTCGAACCGGTTTCTCCCTCATCCACAACATCTATTTCTAATTCAGATAGATCAAAAACAAACCTTACAGGGTAAAGATGTGGTGCTCCAATTGCTTCAATTGTCGCTGTATAGCTCGATTGTATTTCATCGATATCAAGTGTTAACACTCTTGTTTCATCATCCTTGCTCTGTTCAACCAATGTGTGTTCCACTCCATTGATTTCAAATGTTATCGCACCTAATGCCGAAAGATTATAATCATTTTGAGTTATAACAATCGTGTACTTGCCATCGACTACTTTTAATATAGCTGTCTCAGTAAAGTACTTTTCAAAAGCTGAACTTGAATCTGAATCAACAGATAAGACGCTTAACGGAAGGTCATATTCTCCATCAGCTAATTCCTGATCTTCTGTGGTATCTTCTTCTGGCGTTTCTGGAGATTCTTCCACTATTTCAAAAACACCATAAATACTAAAGTGGTTTGTTTCAGCAGTTATTATTCCATCTTGATAATTACCACCAATCGATTCCCACTCTTTCGTGCTCTCATTGTAATAACGCACTTCTATATCTTTATTACCAACAGAATTCGGGTCAACATTAAACTGCAATGTCACAGGTTGTTCAAATGTATCTTTATTACTAATGTTGAAATCAAAGATCTTACTTAATGCTTGATCAGATCCTTCTACATCTTCAATTACATCCACATTGAATTTAAATTCTCCGTCTGGTAATTCACTAGCTAAAATAGAAACAGTAGTTTCTTTGTTAACAATAATTAATTTAACGTTTTTCGTTTTTAACTGTTGAACTTGTTCGCTAGAAAGAGATAATTCTATTGTTAATTCCTGATCAACATTAACAACTAATTCACCATCTTGTTTTACTTTGTCTACTGCGTCATCTTCAATTGTAGCCATTCCATTACTCACGACTGGTTTAGCAGTAACACTTTCTTCCTGCTCTGGTGTTTCAACCACTTCTGTTATAGATTCTTGATCATAGACTAGTTGGATTTCATGTGTCATACCATAGGACATTACCAACTTCACATTTGTTTCTGTCAAATCCTCCACTTCGAATTTTAATTGACGTGTTTGATTCTCTAAGTCTTCGCTTACAATTTCCGCTTTGGTATATTCACCTGCATATTCTGTTTCAAACGATACGATTACATCACTTCTAGATGTAGTAAAACTAACGTATTGCTTGCCATCTTCAACAGTTAATATTGCTGGAGTTGAAAAATAACTACCAAAACTTGTTTCTTCACCTTGATAGAAAACATCATAATCAATCGTATAGTCTCCATCTTCTATTTCATCGCCATCATTCTGGGCTGGTGTTTCTTCTTCCTCTGGAGTCTCTGATTCTATTGGTGTCTCTGTTTCCTCTGGAGTTTCTGTTTCTACCGGAGTTTCAATGACTTCTGTTATTGATTCTTGATCATAGACCAGTTGAATTTCATGTGACATACCATAGGACATTACAATCTTCACGTTTGTTTCCGTTAAATTCTCTACTTCAAATTTCACGACACGTGTATGATTTACTGTGTCTTCACTAACAACTTCCGCCTTACTAAACTCCCCTTCGAACTCTGTTTCCAATGAGACAATTACATCACCGCTAGATACTGTAAAGCTAATGTATTGATCGCCATCCTCAACAGTTAATTCTGCTGGAGTTGAGAAGTAACTGGCATACCGTGGTGCCTCTTCTCCTTGATAGAAAATATCATAATCAATCGTATAGTCTCCGTCTTCAATTTCAATATCCTCATTTTCGACGGGAGTTTCTGTTTCCCCTGGAGTCTCCGATTCTACCGGTGTTTCTGTTTCCTCTGGAGTCTCTGATTCTACTGGTGTTTCTGTTTCCTCTGGAGTCTCTGATTCTACTGGTGTTTCTGTTTCCTCTGGAGTCTCTGATTCTACTGGTGTTTCTGTTTCCTCTGGAGTCTCAGATGTTTCTAATTCTATTTCTGTTATCGATGCTTGATCATATTTCAATTGAATGTCATGTGTCATACCATAAGACATTACTAATTTAACATTTGTTTCTGTTAAATTCTCTACTTCAAATTTTATAACTCGTGTTTCATTAACTGTGTCTTCACTGACAACCTCAGCTTCACTATATTGACCCGCGAATTCTGTTTCGAATGATAGAATTATATTACTACTAGAAGCAGTAAAGCTAATGTACTTCTTCCCATTTTCAACAGTTAATTCAGCTGGTGTTGAGAAGTACTTACCAAATACTGTTTCTGCTCCTTGATAAAAGACATCGTAATCTATCGTATACGCTCCATCAGACAATTCTTGTTCTGCAGCAACAACACTCACAGCTGGCTGAACCTGA
The nucleotide sequence above comes from Paraliobacillus zengyii. Encoded proteins:
- a CDS encoding NEAT domain-containing protein yields the protein MKKSFKILIALFVVIFTVLPQVQPAVSVVAAEQELSDGAYTIDYDVFYQGAETVFGKYFSTPAELTVENGKKYISFTASSSNIILSFETEFAGQYSEAEVVSEDTVNETRVIKFEVENLTETNVKLVMSYGMTHDIQLKYDQASITEIELETSETPEETETPVESETPEETETPVESETPEETETPVESETPEETETPVESETPGETETPVENEDIEIEDGDYTIDYDIFYQGEEAPRYASYFSTPAELTVEDGDQYISFTVSSGDVIVSLETEFEGEFSKAEVVSEDTVNHTRVVKFEVENLTETNVKIVMSYGMSHEIQLVYDQESITEVIETPVETETPEETETPIESETPEEEETPAQNDGDEIEDGDYTIDYDVFYQGEETSFGSYFSTPAILTVEDGKQYVSFTTSRSDVIVSFETEYAGEYTKAEIVSEDLENQTRQLKFEVEDLTETNVKLVMSYGMTHEIQLVYDQESITEVVETPEQEESVTAKPVVSNGMATIEDDAVDKVKQDGELVVNVDQELTIELSLSSEQVQQLKTKNVKLIIVNKETTVSILASELPDGEFKFNVDVIEDVEGSDQALSKIFDFNISNKDTFEQPVTLQFNVDPNSVGNKDIEVRYYNESTKEWESIGGNYQDGIITAETNHFSIYGVFEIVEESPETPEEDTTEDQELADGEYDLPLSVLSVDSDSSSAFEKYFTETAILKVVDGKYTIVITQNDYNLSALGAITFEINGVEHTLVEQSKDDETRVLTLDIDEIQSSYTATIEAIGAPHLYPVRFVFDLSELEIDVVDEGETGSNDEENPTSNTDNTDNIVDNVENSINEESNENGPEFDRDADTDNATESVSSDSETEENNAKTGDAVQIGMYLLFLLGSLSYLVVRYRSNKFRLITK
- the isdE gene encoding heme ABC transporter substrate-binding protein IsdE — protein: MRNLKICFGILLLLLVSACSVNSAEDQKDSTTVNAESNQDVEQESTNPEVEQDENVRIIATTFAITQIMDKLELDLIGIPTTSYSVPERYEEVTEVGNPMSPDMELISSLKPTDVLSVTTLKYDLEPQFEQAGVETSFLNLQSVSGMNEAILSLGTKYNRLDQANKLIGSIEDKINEIETKTENENPPKVLILLGVPGSYLVATEHSYVGDLVSVAGGENVITGHSEEYLSANMEYLQQGNPDVILRLSHGMPDEVVEMFNKEFDTNDIWKHFNAVKQDRVYDLKEPVFATTANIQVIEALDELVTILYE